In a genomic window of Sulfurisphaera tokodaii str. 7:
- a CDS encoding RNA-binding domain-containing protein codes for MKLSNLSIIIFCHETENKDKILVALGDFFGSILKSSELIETKAEGHYGNSIEIIEYKLSGKNATEVANKIFNSFDYADLILLLSTLDERMEGSKLHLRIDKQRFIAEKKISLKDGDDIIKIIMSFKGKVTEQLKEELKQIANRNLHT; via the coding sequence ATGAAACTCTCAAACTTATCTATTATAATTTTTTGTCATGAGACTGAAAATAAAGATAAAATTTTAGTGGCTTTGGGAGATTTTTTTGGAAGTATTTTAAAATCCTCAGAGTTAATAGAAACGAAAGCCGAAGGCCATTATGGTAATTCTATTGAAATCATAGAATATAAACTGAGTGGAAAAAATGCCACTGAGGTTGCAAATAAGATATTTAACTCTTTTGATTATGCTGATTTAATACTTTTGTTATCGACATTAGATGAAAGAATGGAAGGAAGTAAACTTCATTTAAGAATAGATAAACAACGATTTATTGCAGAGAAGAAAATTAGCTTAAAAGATGGTGATGATATAATTAAAATAATAATGAGCTTTAAAGGAAAAGTTACGGAGCAACTTAAAGAAGAGTTGAAACAAATTGCTAATAGAAACTTGC